Below is a genomic region from Pseudomonas berkeleyensis.
GGAACCCACCAGCAGGCTGGGGAACGGCAACAGATCACGTGGGATCGGCGCGAAATTCTGCAGCGGCTCAGGGCAACCCGGGCGCTCGACATCGGCCGGTGCAACCAGCAGAGCACCGCGTACACAGCGCAGCAAATCGACTGGCGCCTGCGCGGCCCAGTGCGCCACGGTGACGCAACCAAGGCTGTGAGCGATGAGAATCGCAGGGCGCGGGTCAGCCGCCACCGCACGGTTCAGCTCGGCAACCCAGTCACCTCGCTCGGGGTTGAGCCAGTCGGCCTGCTCGACCCGCGCGCTATTGGGCAGGCTGCGCTGCCAATGACTTTGCCAGTGCTCCTCGGGCGAGCCCTGCCAGCCCGGCAGAATCAGATAACGGATTGCTTCGCTGCCCATGACGGCACCTCCATGAATCGAATGACGACAGTCTAGGCAGCAGGAATGAATTCGAAAAAGAATAAGAACTTATTTGCTTATTCCACATATCAGTGGCAGCAGACCCACCCATATATTCCAAAAAACCATATAAATGTTCTTAAACAGTATTTTTAAGAATATTTCGGTCTCTCTACTATCCGCTCCACGCCAGCGTCGGTAATCCATCCCGCCGCCGTGGCGACCTATTCATAAGGAGCCTGGAAATGACTGCGACGCTGAGAAACCTCGAAGGTCAGGATGAAGCCAGCATCCTGCGCGAGATCCAGACCGCCCTGAATGGCCTGAAATTTGGCTCGGTGGAAATCACCGTGCACAACGGCCAGGTCGTACAGATCGAGCGCAAGGAAAAGATTCGCCTGCAACAACCGAGCACCAAGAACAGCTGACACATGATGCAGCCCGACTGGACAACCAGAGGGCTCGAAAAAGTTCGCCTCACCTGACACCCAATACGCCAACACAAGAATTTAGCCAGTTAGGAGCTGCACCATGTCCATTCGTCGTTTCGCCCTGGCCGCGCTGGCCAGCACCCTGATCGCCGGCCCGGCCGCCGCACAGACCCTGCTCAATGTGTCCTACGACCCGACCCGCGAGCTGTACGTCGAGTACAACGCTGCCTTCAACAAGTTCTGGCAGTCCAAGGGCAACCCTGCCATCAGCATCCAGCAGTCCCACGGTGGCTCGGGCAAGCAAGCCCGCGCAGTGATCGACGGCTTGCGCGCTGATGTGGTGACCCTGGCCCTGTCCGGCGACATCGACGCGATCAACCTCAACCAGCAGCTGATCGATCCGAACTGGCAGTCGCGCCTGGCCGACAACAGCACCCCTTACACCTCGACCATCGTGTTCCTGGTGCGCAAAGGCAACCCGAAAGGCATCAAGGACTGGGATGACCTGGTCAAAGATGGCGTGGAAGTCATCACCCCGAACCCGAAAACCTCCGGCGGCGCTCGCTGGAACTTCCTCGCGGCCTGGGCCTATGCCCGCGAGAAGTTCGGCAGCGAAGAGAAAGCCCTGGAGTTCGTGACCGAGCTGTACCGTCACGCTCCGGTACTCGATACCGGCGCACGCGGCTCGACCATCAGCTTCGTTCAGCGTGGCCTGGGTGACGTGCTGCTGGCCTGGGAAAACGAGGCCTACCTGTCGCTGGCCGAAGAAGGCGGCGATCAGCTAGAGATCGTCACCCCGTCGCTGTCGATCCTCGCCGAGCCACCGGTCGCCGTGGTCGATGCCAACGTCGATCGCAAAGGCACCCGCGCCGTAGCCGAAGCCTATCTGGAGCACCTGTACAGCGAAGAAGGCCAGCGTATCGCCGCCAAGCACTTCTACCGCCCACGTAACGCCACCGTTGCAGCCGAGTTCAAGGATCAGTTCCAGGATCTGAAGCTGGTCACCATCGACAAGGATTTCGGCGGCTGGAAAGAAGCCCAGCCGAAGTACTTCGGCGACGGCGCAGTGTTCGATCAGATCTTCACCAAGATCAACCA
It encodes:
- a CDS encoding RBBP9/YdeN family alpha/beta hydrolase; amino-acid sequence: MGSEAIRYLILPGWQGSPEEHWQSHWQRSLPNSARVEQADWLNPERGDWVAELNRAVAADPRPAILIAHSLGCVTVAHWAAQAPVDLLRCVRGALLVAPADVERPGCPEPLQNFAPIPRDLLPFPSLLVGSDNDSAASALRAMELARAWGSEAAILTGAGHINVKSGHRYWEQGFGYLYRLQGRIEQQARLRA
- the oscA gene encoding sulfur starvation response protein OscA gives rise to the protein MTATLRNLEGQDEASILREIQTALNGLKFGSVEITVHNGQVVQIERKEKIRLQQPSTKNS
- a CDS encoding sulfate ABC transporter substrate-binding protein, producing MSIRRFALAALASTLIAGPAAAQTLLNVSYDPTRELYVEYNAAFNKFWQSKGNPAISIQQSHGGSGKQARAVIDGLRADVVTLALSGDIDAINLNQQLIDPNWQSRLADNSTPYTSTIVFLVRKGNPKGIKDWDDLVKDGVEVITPNPKTSGGARWNFLAAWAYAREKFGSEEKALEFVTELYRHAPVLDTGARGSTISFVQRGLGDVLLAWENEAYLSLAEEGGDQLEIVTPSLSILAEPPVAVVDANVDRKGTRAVAEAYLEHLYSEEGQRIAAKHFYRPRNATVAAEFKDQFQDLKLVTIDKDFGGWKEAQPKYFGDGAVFDQIFTKINQ